The Mugil cephalus isolate CIBA_MC_2020 chromosome 21, CIBA_Mcephalus_1.1, whole genome shotgun sequence genome includes the window CGTCTGCCTCCTCCTGACGCACCAGCGGCAGCCGTTGCGTCATGACGCACAGCGTTAACGGCACCGGAAGAACAGCAGCCGTCCTTCAACATAAGAGCATGAGCAGAGTTATTGTGAAACAGTTCAAACTTTATGGAAATCTCTCCAGGATTTATTGTCCTCTTAATCCATAAACATTGATTTCTGATCATTCCAATATATTCACGTTGCTTTGTTTCTTAATAACTTGAttataataaacaaatgtaGATTTGGTAAGAACTTTTCTtgacttattttttcttaaatatttattcatttacttatttttcttttcattgtctGTTGCTGGAAAGAGATTGTCGGTGTGTTTGAGCTCATAGTATTTGTATTGTCATATATTAAAGACCAAGTTCTtgttataatattttttaaagcatgAGTGACATGACCAGAGATGATCACACGAGGAGCAATAACTGTGGAGATACTATCGTGAGAGAGGAACCACCAACAGGTAAAATCAGCCAATAAATACAAACTTCACATTAGTggaaatggaataaaacataaGAGTACAAAGTGAAAAAAGCTGGACTGAAAAGATTGGTCTTTAAAAATATCACCACTCTCTACAGGCCTCAGGTCTCCAGACAGACGGAGATAGAATGTAGTGATAAAAGGCTGAACCGCCATGGCTTTAGTTCCAACTCTGGATATTATTACAAGGCCACTACCAGGAGACCTGAGGCCTCGAACAGGTTCCTCCAGAGCAGAGAGTCTGGTGATGGTCCAGATATTACTCAGGTCAGAGAATGAAgtcctttatttatcctttaCTGAAAACTAAAAGTCAGCAGCTGTCATCAGAAATGTTGATGAGGATGTGGATCTTTATTATAGACTCACATCTTTAGagagtaacaaaaaaataactgtacTTTGgaatctttttgttttgtaagaAACTACAACAAATATTAGGATAAGGAGAAGCTCAGACCTGTTGTTGCTTTACTTTTTCAGAAGAAACTCTTATTACTCGTGATGGTTACTTGATCTAaatagaggaaagaaaacatcaagaGGAACTGGGGAAAGGAAACACCACCAACCAAAGAACAATGGAGAACTATTATGGAAGAACTCTTTTTAATggagacacacacccacatactGAGGCTACAGGAACACAACTGGACAGAAAACGGAAACATGGACTCTCTCCCTCCACAGGCACATTCTGTTCATGCATAATAATAAATTACGACTTAGTGTTGTGAAGAATCAGTGATAAATAACAGCTGTGCTCCAATCACATAACCCGAGGCTCAGCATGAAGTCATCCCGGTGTTCACACAGTGACGTCATTGATCCACATTCAACCAGGTTTGGAACAGCTGATcaacaaacttttattttgacaattaAATCAGAGGAGAGCTGATggaggcttttattgtgaaaggcTGTGAACCACAAACTAAGCATCACCACACCAGGAAGTTGACCAGCCCAAATAAGCTCCACCCACAGTGCTTCAGTGTgacctgttgccatggtgacaggTCCTCCCACCCTCACCGGGAACCACAGAAGTAGAAACATCAGACCGGTCCAGACCGGTCCAGACCGGTCCAGGTTTCCAGGGGTCCTGTCACCTCAGTGGGAGACACAACTTTTCTTGGTCTTGGAGGGTCTGACAACTCCAACAgggtctcctcctcctgggggTCAAAGAGACACTCTGATTGGACGGTTCGTTCAGGAAGTTCACCTAACAACCAGGTTCTGATTGATCCTGGTTCAGAGGCTCAGATCTCCGGGTTCCGGTGGACCGTCACTCACCTGTTGAACTGGTCTTTGATGGTCGGTCTGGTCCAGATCCTGGACCATCCTGGTCCTGTTGGAGGCTTCTGGTTCCTGACATGGTGATCTCCTCAAACTCTGAGTCCTCCTCCATTAGATCTCTGCTTCCTGCTGGACCTGGACTCACCTTAGCAGTCTCTGAGGCCCCCTCAGGGTCCTGGTTTTTGGTTTGGTCCCCCTCAGGATCCTGGTCTTTGATCTGGCTGTGGTCCCCCTGTCTGGGAGTAGAAGTTCCAGTCAATGGCTGGGTCTCTAatcctggttctggtctgcTTCTGGAGGAGATCTGGAGATGGGGCTGGCCAACGGCTGGAGACCGTCTGACCCCGGAACGACCTAGAACCAAGAGTACAGTTAGAGTGGGTTCTGGTCAGGACCAGGATCATAGAAACCAGGGTCACAGAGAGGTCCTCACCAGGCTGGGTCCTCTTCAGGTTATAGCCTTTCCTAATCTCAGCCAGCAGGACGTCAACAATGCAACCGTCGTCCTGGAGGGACACGTCCGTCCTGactggaggacagagacacatttaAGGTGGACCGGGTTAAAGTGGACTGATTTAAGGTGGACTTCCAGGGCTTGACTCACTGATCTTGTGGATGGAGTCTCCGTtgagtttcttcttcctcttctcctgttGATGGCGACTTTCATTCTCCTGAATACGAGTTTCatgaaaacacatcaacatcaacaacaacaacaataatcttTATGTACATATGAAGTGTCTTTTTGAAGGCGGGCCTGACCTGgacagcagcagaacagacaGGGTTCTACCATTCACAGGTTTGTGTAGCCTCATGTTCTATAAAACTATCTAAGGAGATGAAACCCTGAAGCTGAGGAGcaacaaacatgaacaaacagctCTGATAAAACAACATCCTGAGGCCACATGAACTCACATGAGTCTCAAAGCTCCATGATGGACAGAGTCCAGGACAACAGACCACCATGGTCAACGACAGGGATGGCTCGATACCACTTTTTCACATCCGATACTGATACCGCAGCCTTGAGGATCGGCCGATACCGATCCCAGTCTTTTTGTCACTCGTTGTTAATAGTTGTTAAAAAGTGGTTAATAATACGTTGATGTAATCTGCTTGAAGTTTTGCGTAACTGGttttattaaaacttaaagctcACATAGCTTTTAACCGCATTTGTAAACACAACAGACTCAGCTGCACcattcaaatgtttgaaataaaatgaaagtgcaACTTGGTGCAAATATTTAGACAACAAGCTACAGTGTGTGGGCGAAGCATCCTACGGTGGCAGCCCCAACATCATCCTTTCACAATCCATATTACTGGCTTGATTGCATGGACTCTGATCTTCTCAGTTGTCCATACATTCAGTATCTCCTCTGCAGTGGTGGTTCTAGATCAAAGTTACCGGGGGGGcatataaggacaaaacagggcaatatttaagcgttcaaaatgttttaattaagtaTTAGTATTAattaagtattaatacaataagacaaacattatttgtctcaataaacataaagtAAAATGCGCTCAATAAACCTTAAAAccatgtttgtcattttttgtaaaatgagatttctgtttttgcataaaataaaacttttgtctgcacaatgacacttttttaatctaaaaattTAGCTACATGCAGAGTTTTTCATAGCATTAGAGTTAAATGTACAGTCACAcatctttatctaaatcacactcatcatctcactctttctttatgtgcagtcaggaggaaaaatagaaataaaaaaggtcataatgttcctctggctctgtttcatgatgatattctactaaaaaggaaatgtagaggattgtagcatctactctcagaaggtcattcaagtttttcattaaacaagcagctacatgctgttggttgtttcacccatttcccaacatgacatcatgtttactgacttcaacagcttcttattcacaaacataacaagaccaagccGTGATTAAACGCAACAAAAACggattttatcattgtagtgaacaacagtaaaacaggaATATGTGACACAACGTCACGTTACTTAGTTGAATCGTTTTCCaaccttctcctctttgcagTCGTCCAGCAGAGCTTTGGCTGCTCGCTTCACATCCACAGGTCCAAACTGCACAGTCTTTCAGGAGCGGGTAACACTTTGTGTGTATCACTTAAAGGAGTCCGTGTAGAACGCTCCGTCATGTTAGTTCCGATCTTTGAGGCAGCGCATGTCACCATTATAAAGGACAGGGGCCACAACAGGGGCCAGAAGCAATTTTAAACCGCCAATGCTCCTCTGTTGCTGTAATGACTGCCTCTCCTGTGTGTGAGCCACAAAACTGCTTAGCTTGTAGCACAGCTTTCTGCAAAGTAAAACTTTAGTCTAGTGATGGGAACCACAGTTCTTTTGACTGTACCGAATCACTCgaatcagttaattaaaaaggtTTGTTCAATTCATTCGTTCACCAAGTCAGTACcttaaataatgtgttttaattgtggaaatTGAACAAattataaacaaaacaatgtgtgtttccattgccTAAGGTCGTTTGATCCAGATTGCTCTTTCAACCGGTGGGGCTTCTGGCATCTCAGCCTCTGTAActgacacagaggctgagatgAATCACTAACTGATCCGTTCGCGAAGGGACTCGATTCAGTGAAACAATATGAATCAGTAGCATCAGTAGCATTCACTGACCGGATCACTcactaaaatattattttaaatctcgATACTCCCACCCCCTGCACGTCGCTGCTCTTCCCACTCGCCGCACTCACACactcttctgtctcctccactCATTACTTTAGTGTTCCTAAGTAACTTAAAGTAAaagggactgtgtgtgtgaatttgttttCGTGTGGATTGACTCAACATTAGCCGTTAGCATGGCGAAGCAGAAATTATGAGAGCGTATCCCCAGCTTCACcgtgaggaggaggcagagaactCTCAGACAGAGTGATTCTATGAAtccaccaccccccacctccacacacacacatcgtccCCCGGCGCTATCTGCCGGCGAGCTGCATCATTGGCCGAAGATTCACGAAGAGTGACAAGTCAGAGAATGCACGCGCTGCCAAGCGCTTGCAGCTGAGCTCTGTTCaactgaactgagaaaagaacGAATCAGTTCATAAAGTGATTCGTTACAGTTTGTTCACTTCAAAACTCATTCGTGAACGACCCAATACCACTAGAGTCGATCCACTGTGCTGATTAGGGACACTGGACACATGTCTGAACTCCAAATGTCAGTTGTTAAACTAAACTAACCATGACACTTTCCAAACATTTAGAGATGAACTCGCTCACCTGTTTGTACTTGAGTGGGATTAGTGTATCAGAGATGCTGTGCCAGTTTGGCAGTTGATAGCACGGCTCCAAATGTTGTACCaaactttgaaaaacacaaagtggttGGTTGTCCAGCAAAATGAACTTGACAATTTTCTCTGTTGTCATTTTGGCCTTGGTGCTCCCTGGAGCTAGTTCTGCACTCTTCTGTGGTGTTTCTGCAGAGATGGTTGCCGCGGTTCGCTTTTCTTTGCACTCGCCTGTAAAAAGTCTCCATACTCCTTTCCACGATACttctgcagatgttttattaagtttgttgtgtttaaatgttcttcTGCCACCCCTTGAGACACTCATTTTGCAAACGTTGCACTCAGCTGTTACTGTTTTACTTGTTTCCTCTGTTAGCGTAAAGtaattccacacagcagacatgacTACAGCTCTGCAGGCTTCGGTTCACGTGACAAAAAGACAGGCACATGGAAACCATGGCGACAGCTCTTCTGTGTTAGGGCATGTCGCACAAAGTGAAGTTGAGGATATATGAGATAGTTTTGCTTATGGATCGACGGGTtctaataaaataatctgatccgatcggatcagatcagatcggAACATCCCTAGTCAAGGACAGACTTGGCATCAACTAGTCAAACAACTAGTCAACTTCTAGATGAAAGAGGAATCCCAAAATAAAGACCCAGCTCCAGGTTGAACTTCTGAGCCAGGTTCTGGAGATGAGGTCTGGAGGTGGATAGTGGTTTGACTTGCTCACCTTGACGATTCGGAGGAACAGTCCTCTGAACGTCCTGATGGTCACCAAGAGCTCATCCAGGGAGAAGCTGCTGATTTCCTCACACAGGTAGATGGACAGGTCCGTCCTCTTGTCCTCCAACAAAGACAACTGCCGCTGTAGCTGCTCGCAGACCTGCAGGTTGTCCTGGAAACAGACAGAGGAGATGTCAGTCTGAGAACGTGGTGAAGACAGGCTACAGGTGTGTCCGCCACCTGGAGGACAGACCGTGTTTCCATCACCTGGAGGACAGACAATGTGTCCATTACCTGGAGGACAGACTGGTACTGCTGCTTCATGTCCTCTGATGAACTGGAAACCATCCTCTCACAGTTCTTCAACTGTTTGACCAGAGAACTGGTTTCAGACTGGATGGACTCCAGGCTCAGTCTGAGGAGACATCAGGAGACAAACATTACAGGACATTAGGGGACATTCAGAGACACTCATGCCCCGTTTCCACCAGGGCTGGTTCGGAGTCTTTGCCTAACTTGGCACCGGCCAAACTGGTTTCAAACCGGTTAAAGGAGCTGGGCTAAAGGGGGGCCAGATAAGAACCTGGACTTGATTACAGACTAAAACCACTTGACTGGAAAACACTAGTGATGATTTGTATCTTGCCAAGAAGCCCCAGGTCTGATCCAGGTGAACGGGGACGACTCTCTTGATCAGTGGAGTCCACCAATAGCATGAATGTGGATGAGTCCAGACAACATGAGACCTCGGCCCCGAGGTCAGCCCTAGAACTGTCTATAGTGATCAGCCCTAGGACCGTCTAAGGTGGGGTTGCCacctttcagaaatgaaaataagggACGCCCACCACGGCTCCTCGGGGCCAGGACCACCACGGGCCCGACTGCCGTGGGGCGGTTGTCTTTCTCTTATCTGTGGAGTAGACCAGATGTAAACAGTCAACAGATTTCCCCCACATCTCTTTCCAAGTGTATTTGTTGTTACTCGCTTGTGAGGACGTGGTGGAGTCCCGGGTGCAGTGGACATTTTTAAAgggcacgtttttttttttttttttttttcatgagcaGCGTCTGTCTCTAGGCAACCGTGACAGCGCCACATGCACAACAAAGTACTACCACAATGTAGTCtttcccgtttttttttgttcattattgTTGGAtttagtgtttatgtgtgagacAGACACGTGGATTGGACATTTATGAAAATACTGAACAAATCACGTCCTGTAACGGTTCAATATGGGATGCAACATTTAATTGCAAAATAAAGGACGATTCCGTATTTTACAGGACGGGTGGCAACCCTAGTCTAGGGTATGATGTGTTTGTTGCTCTGCTTTAATCTGACGTAATGATGTTAATGTAAAACCGGTTCTTTAGAAGCCCCAGGTTGGAACCAGTTAAGCACCGAACTAGCACCAGGCTCTTTCTTGTAGAAAAGAGGCATCAAAAGCAAACTCAGACACTCAAAGACACttggagacaaacagagacattagAAGACAGCTGTtccaggtcaaaggtcagtatTTACCCAGCAGCCTTCTCACAGACCTCCAGGTCATCAGGAAGTTTCAGAAGGTCAGGATGGTTCTTCTCAGCATCCTGTACCATGTAATCAGAGAGAGAACAATCAGAGAGAGACTCCAAAAGTGGAGTGTGTAGTAGCACTGGGGAGTTGCAGTGTGTACCTCCAGGATACGTTTTAGTGTTTAGTTGCAGTGTGAACCTCCACTATGTGGTGCAGCGTGTAGTTGCAGTGTGTACCTCCAGGATGTGGTGCAGTGTGTATCTCCAGGATGTGGTGCTGTGTCCAGTTACAGTAAGTACTTCCAGGATACATTGCAGTGTTTAGTTGCAGTGTGTACCTTCAGGATGTGGTCCAGTGTGTAGTTGCAGTGGGTACCTCCAGGATGTGGTGCAGTGTATAGCTGAAGTCTGTACCTCTAGGATTTGGTGCAATGTGCAGTTGCAGTGTGTATCTCCAGGATGTGGTGCagtgtgtagctgcagtgtgtaCCTCTAAGATGTGGTGCAGTGTTTAGTTGCAGTGTGTACCTCCAGGATGTGGTGCAGTGTGTAGTTGCAGTGTGTACCTCCAGGATGTGGTGCAGTGTATAGCTGAAGTCTGTACCTCTAGGATATGGTGCAATGTGCATTTGCAGTGTGTACCTCCAGGCCCCTTGATATGGTGCAGTGTTTAGTTGCAGTGTGTACCTCCAGGATGTGGTGCAGCGTGTAGTTGCAGTGTGTACCTCCAGGATGTGGTGCAGTGTGTAGTTGCAGTGTGTACCTCCAGGATATGGTTTAGTTGCAGTGTGTAACTACAGGGTGTGGTGCAGTGTGTAGTTGAATTGTGTACCTCCAGGATGTAGTGCAGTGTGTAGTTGCAGTGTTTACCTCCAGGATGTGGTGCAGTGTATAGCTGAAGTCTGTACCTCTAGGATTTGGTGCAATGTTTAGTTGCAGTGTGTACCTCCAGGATGTGGTGCAGTGTGTAGTTGCAGTGTGTACCTCCAGGATGTGGGGCAGTGTGTAGTTGCAGTGTGTACCTCCAGGATATGGTTTAGTTGCAGTGTGTAACTACAGGGTGTGGTGCAGTGTGTAGTTGAATTGTGTACCTCCAGGATGTAGTGCAGTGTGTAGTTGCAGTGTTTACCTCCAGGATGTGGTGCAGTGTATAGCTGAAGTCTGTACCTCTAGGATTTGGTGCAATGTGTAGTTGCAGTGTGTACCTCCAGGATGTGGTGCagtgtgtagctgcagtgtgtaCCTCTAAGATGTGGGGCAGTGTGTAGTTGCAGTGTGTACCTCTAGGATGTGGTGCAGTGTGTACCTCTAGGATGTGGTGCAGTGTATAGTTGCAGTGTGTACCTCTAGGATGTGGTGCAGTGTGTAGTTGCAGTGTGTACCTCTAGGATGTGGTGCAGCAGGGTGATTCTGGAGTTGTTGGATTTCGTCTCTGTCAGTTTGAGCAAAGTACTGATCTTAAAGCCTCTAGCGTTTCCACTGGGACTCCCCtgacacacaatgacacacaacaacatgacacataacaacacaatgTGATTACTAGAATAAAATGAAGGTAATCTGATTACTAGATAGAATCTAATCTGACTCCTAGAATGAAGGTAATCTGATTACTTACGTAGTTGAGGAAGTTTCCAACACTCAGGATGAGTTTACAGAAGCTGGACAGTCGAGAGCTCCTCCGcacacctcaacacacacacaggaatggTTAATATGGGGTAGTATAGTGGTTGTGTAGTTGATCATGTAGTAGTTGTCTAGTagtagttgtgttgttgtgtataCTGACTGTCGCAGGCTCCTTCCAGAAGTTCAGCTTTTGGCCTCAGAGTTTCCAACAAACTGCTGCTTTCCtcacacaacaacatgcacTGGATCCTCAGAGAGtaactgcaacacaacacaacacaacacaacaacatgcactGGATCCTCAGAGAGtaactgcaacacaacacaacacaacaacatgcactGGATCCTCAGAGGTTAACtgcaacataacacaacacaacataacacaacacaacaacatgcactGGATCCTCAGAGGTTAACtgcaacataacacaacacaacataacacaacacaacaacatgcactGGATCCTCAGAGGTTAACtgcaacataacacaacataacacaacacaacacaacacagtcagtCTGGCTGCTCTCAGCTGTGTCCCAGACTGTTACCTGGGgacgtccagcagcagcaggtaaaaCCGATCCACTGACGCCAACTTGTCCCTGTCTCCACGATGAGACTTCAGGTTCTCTACCTGGCAACGGACAGGGGACAGATTAGAGACAGGTTGAGGACAGGCTGGGGACAGGCTGGAGACAGATgagctgaactctgacctcgTGTTTTTCTGGAAGAAGTTTGATCAGCTGTTTCAGGACGTCCACGCCAAACTTTGACCTGTCTCCTCTTTGAATGAGAGACACAAAGTCCTCATGGGAACTGCAGGAGGACACAAGAGGGGAGACAGCTAAGAGACATGCTGGAGTTGAGGACATTGCACATGCTGGGGACATGCTGGAGACATGTTGTGGACATTTTTAGGACATGCTGAGGACATTTTTAGGACAGGTTGAGGACATGTTGAGGAAGGGTTGACGACAGGTTTGGGACAGGTTGAGAACATGATAAGGAGAGGTTGGGGACATGTTGAGGACACCATTTAAAGTGTTTGAGGAAGATGTTGAGGTTGAGGTTCTTCTTGGCACTGACGAAGGAcatctgaggacagagacagagagtggaCGTGAGAACCAGGGGACAACATGTCTCTGAAGGGTCGTGTCCCAGGTAAAAACTGCTGGACCTCTTTGGGCtcagtcctggtcctggtcttggtcctggtcctggtctcagaGGGAGGAAGACTGAAGAGCTGCTCGATGCTGCTGTAATCTGGTTCCACCAAGTCCGAGGACACCAAGGTCCACATGGACGGACAAGCTGCAGGACAGAGACGGACAAATCTCAGGACCATGTCAGGccagagacctggaccaggaccatgTCAGACAGCACCAGGACAGACCTCACTGACCTGTCACTAGTCTGGGCGGGAGTTTCTGCCAGTTCAGCTTCTTCATCCTGACGGTGGgacagggggcggggcctgatAGAGGGTAGGAGCTGTAATAGGCCCCGCCCAAACCCTGGACTACCTGGGATCCCACCCCGGgtaagggaggaggaggagggggaggagctccCACCCCGGgtaagggaggaggagggggaggagctccCACTCCGGGtaagggagggggaggaggaggaggaggaggagggggaggagctccCACCCCgggtaaaggaggaggagggggaggagctccCACTCCAGgtaagggaggaggaggaggaggaggaggagggggaggagctccCTCTCCGCGTAAGCGAGGGGGAGGAGTTTGATGAGGTCTTGCTGAAGAGGTAACTGTCCTAATGTCTCTGATGGGAGCCTCCGGTTGGCCGTGAGGACTGTCTGGTCGCATGGTGTCTCTGGGAGGACTGTCTTGTATTGTGGTGTCTCTGGGAGGACTGTCTGGTCTCATTGTGTCTCTGGGAGGACTGTCTGGTATCGCGGTGTCTCTGGGAGGACTGTCTGGTCTCATGGTGTCTCTGGGAGGACTGTCTGGTATTGCGGTGTCTCTGGGAGGACTGTCTGGTATCGCGGTGTCTCTGGGAGGACTGTCTGGTTCATGGGTGTCTCTGGGAGGACTGTCTGTATGCGGTGTCTCTGGGACTGTGGTCTCATGGTGTCTCTGGGAGGACTGTCTGGTATCGCGGTGTCTCTGGGAGGACTGTCTGGTATTGCGGTGTCTCTGGGAGGACTGTCTGGTATCGCGGTGTCTCTGGGAGGACTGTCTGGTCTCATGGTGTCTCTGGGAGGACTGTCTGGTATGGCGGTGTCTCTGGGAGGA containing:
- the LOC124998912 gene encoding inverted formin-2-like; protein product: MASKTKWEAVKGHMKAEPLSTDPDATMEASLENADPELCIRLLQVPSVVNFSGLQRRLEASDWPWMIQFLEQGGLDLLMEALQRLSGHGCAHIADALLQMTCMACVRAVMNSAAGLHFILDNLGYIRTLTQALDTSNVMVKMQVFELLAALALFDPRGRQLILDALDTYKTQKKQQHRFSVIMNELRGTDNVPYMVALMSMVNVLVLGQEDLRTRDRLRQEFIGLHLFDLLPRLREMDDEDLDVQCYAFEDSLTEDKEDMERLYGGIDMDDHHQVFTSLFTKVSGRPSSVQLLSILQSLLLVDPDRAEVWLALDLLTGRATLLAQDALVDSADGLMERLLPQNVLSANHRIRTMDRAVQTPRPDTRPHQTPPPRLRGEGAPPPPPPPPPPPLPGVGAPPPPPPLPGVGAPPPPPPPPPPPPLPGVGAPPPPPPLPGVGAPPPPPPPLPGVGSQVVQGLGGAYYSSYPLSGPAPCPTVRMKKLNWQKLPPRLVTACPSMWTLVSSDLVEPDYSSIEQLFSLPPSETRTRTKTRTRTEPKEMSFVSAKKNLNLNIFLKHFKCSHEDFVSLIQRGDRSKFGVDVLKQLIKLLPEKHEVENLKSHRGDRDKLASVDRFYLLLLDVPSYSLRIQCMLLCEESSSLLETLRPKAELLEGACDSVRRSSRLSSFCKLILSVGNFLNYGSPSGNARGFKISTLLKLTETKSNNSRITLLHHILEDAEKNHPDLLKLPDDLEVCEKAAGLSLESIQSETSSLVKQLKNCERMVSSSSEDMKQQYQSVLQDNLQVCEQLQRQLSLLEDKRTDLSIYLCEEISSFSLDELLVTIRTFRGLFLRIVKENESRHQQEKRKKKLNGDSIHKIIRTDVSLQDDGCIVDVLLAEIRKGYNLKRTQPGRSGVRRSPAVGQPHLQISSRSRPEPGLETQPLTGTSTPRQGDHSQIKDQDPEGDQTKNQDPEGASETAKVSPGPAGSRDLMEEDSEFEEITMSGTRSLQQDQDGPGSGPDRPSKTSSTGGGDPVGVVRPSKTKKSCVSH